The following are encoded together in the Gordonia insulae genome:
- the serA gene encoding phosphoglycerate dehydrogenase: MTSAGRPVVLIADKLAPSTVEALGDDVEVRWVDGPDRPKLLEAVADADAILVRSATTVDTEVLEAGPKLKIIARAGVGLDNVDVPAATQRGVMVVNAPTSNIHTAAEHAVALLMSAARQIPAADATLREHTWKRSSFNGVEIFDKTVGVVGLGRIGQLVAARLAAFETSIIAYDPYVSPARAAQLGIELVTLDELLERADFITVHLPKTPETLGLIGKDQLARTKQGVVIVNAARGGLIDEQALADSINAGHVRAAGLDVYATEPCTDSPLFELPQVVVTPHLGASTSEAQDRAGTDVAKSVRLALAGHFVPDAVNITGGAVDEEVAPWLEVARKLGVLVGAISDEPPTSLVVDVRGELAANNVEVLGLSALRGLFSAVLDEPVTFVNAPAVAADRGVTSEVTTAPESPNHRSVVDVKAVFADGSVHNVAGTLTEPRLVEKIVNINGRNFDLRAEGQNLLVSYADQPGSLGKIGTLLGNAGIDIKAAGLSQDAEGGGATVMLRVSGKLGDDVIASIGEAVGATLIEQVDLS, translated from the coding sequence GTGACCTCAGCTGGCCGTCCGGTCGTTCTGATCGCCGACAAACTGGCACCCTCGACCGTCGAGGCCCTGGGAGACGACGTCGAGGTGCGCTGGGTCGACGGCCCGGATCGCCCCAAGCTGCTCGAGGCAGTCGCCGACGCCGACGCCATCCTGGTCCGGTCGGCCACGACCGTCGACACCGAGGTGCTCGAGGCGGGCCCGAAGCTGAAGATCATCGCGCGTGCCGGCGTCGGCCTCGACAATGTCGACGTACCCGCGGCGACCCAGCGTGGCGTCATGGTGGTCAACGCGCCGACGTCCAACATCCACACCGCCGCCGAACATGCCGTCGCCCTGCTGATGTCGGCGGCGCGTCAGATCCCGGCCGCCGACGCGACCCTGCGCGAGCACACCTGGAAGCGGTCGTCCTTCAACGGTGTCGAGATCTTCGACAAGACCGTCGGTGTCGTCGGACTGGGTCGGATCGGCCAGCTCGTGGCGGCGCGACTGGCGGCCTTCGAGACATCCATCATCGCCTACGACCCCTACGTGTCCCCGGCTCGCGCGGCGCAGCTCGGCATCGAACTGGTCACTCTCGACGAACTGCTCGAGCGTGCCGACTTCATCACGGTGCACCTCCCGAAGACCCCGGAGACCCTGGGCCTGATCGGCAAGGATCAGCTGGCCCGCACCAAGCAGGGCGTGGTGATCGTCAACGCGGCGCGCGGTGGGCTGATCGACGAGCAGGCACTGGCCGATTCGATCAACGCGGGTCATGTCCGGGCAGCCGGGCTCGACGTCTACGCCACCGAGCCGTGCACCGACTCGCCTCTGTTCGAGCTCCCACAGGTGGTCGTGACGCCGCACCTCGGTGCGTCGACCAGCGAGGCCCAGGACCGGGCGGGAACCGATGTCGCGAAGAGCGTGCGGCTCGCCCTCGCCGGTCACTTCGTGCCGGACGCGGTCAACATCACCGGCGGCGCGGTCGACGAGGAGGTCGCACCGTGGCTCGAGGTCGCCCGCAAACTCGGCGTCCTGGTCGGCGCGATCAGTGACGAGCCGCCGACATCCCTCGTCGTCGACGTCCGGGGCGAGCTCGCCGCCAACAATGTCGAGGTGCTCGGCCTGTCGGCCCTTCGTGGACTGTTCTCGGCCGTCCTCGACGAACCCGTCACCTTTGTGAACGCCCCCGCCGTCGCGGCCGATCGTGGCGTGACGAGCGAGGTGACCACTGCACCGGAGAGCCCCAATCACCGCAGTGTGGTGGACGTGAAGGCCGTGTTCGCCGACGGATCGGTGCACAACGTCGCGGGCACCCTCACCGAACCCCGACTCGTCGAGAAGATCGTCAACATCAACGGTCGCAACTTCGACCTCCGCGCCGAGGGGCAGAACCTCCTGGTCAGCTACGCCGATCAGCCGGGTTCGCTGGGCAAGATCGGCACACTGCTGGGCAATGCCGGCATCGACATCAAGGCGGCCGGTCTGTCGCAGGATGCCGAGGGTGGCGGCGCGACCGTGATGCTCCGCGTCAGCGGCAAGCTCGGTGACGACGTCATCGCCTCCATCGGTGAGGCCGTCGGCGCGACCCTGATCGAACAGGTGGACCTGTCATGA
- the ilvD gene encoding dihydroxy-acid dehydratase, producing the protein MPALRSRTTTVGREAAGARSLWRATGMTDDDFGKPIVAIANSYTQFVPGHVHLKDVGEIVADAVRAAGGVPREFHTIAVDDGIAMGHGGMLYSLPSREIIADSVEYMVNAHTADALVCISNCDKITPGMLNAAMRLNIPTVFVSGGPMEAGKAVVVDGVAHPSSDLITAISASANSEVDEEGLSEVERSACPTCGSCSGMFTANSMNCLTEALGLALPGNGSTLATHEARHALFERAGRVVVEAAQRWYRDDDASVLPRNIATPTAFRNAMALDVAMGGSTNTVLHILAAAQEGEVADFDLSVIDEISRNVPCLSKVSPNSDYHMEDVHRAGGIPAILGELRRAGLIDVTTSTVHSPTLAQFLDDWDIRSGTAIDAAVELFHAAPGGVRTTTPFSTDNRWSSLDTDAAGGCIRDLAHAYTVEGGLCVLRGNLAPDGAVLKTAGIDEDLWHFEGPARVVESQEDAVQVILSKTIQAGEVLVVRYEGPAGGPGMQEMLHPTAFMKGTGMGRKCALITDGRFSGGSSGLSVGHMSPEAASGGAIGLVEDGDPILIDVKTRRLEVLVDDDVLAERRAKMEASERPWQPKDRQRMVTTALRAYAKLATSADRGAVRQVD; encoded by the coding sequence ATGCCAGCCCTGAGGTCCCGAACCACCACCGTCGGACGCGAAGCCGCCGGCGCCCGATCGCTCTGGCGGGCGACCGGGATGACCGACGACGACTTCGGCAAGCCGATCGTGGCGATCGCGAACTCCTACACCCAGTTCGTGCCCGGCCACGTGCACCTCAAGGATGTCGGCGAGATCGTCGCCGATGCCGTCCGGGCTGCCGGTGGTGTGCCGCGCGAGTTCCACACGATCGCCGTCGACGACGGCATCGCGATGGGTCACGGCGGCATGCTGTACTCACTGCCGAGTCGCGAGATCATCGCCGACTCCGTCGAATACATGGTCAACGCCCACACCGCGGACGCCCTCGTCTGTATCTCCAACTGCGACAAGATCACTCCCGGCATGCTCAACGCCGCGATGCGCCTGAACATCCCCACGGTGTTCGTCTCCGGTGGCCCGATGGAGGCCGGCAAGGCGGTCGTGGTCGACGGCGTCGCGCACCCGTCGTCGGACCTGATCACCGCCATCTCCGCCTCGGCCAACAGCGAGGTCGACGAGGAAGGGCTCTCCGAGGTCGAACGCTCGGCCTGCCCGACCTGCGGCTCCTGTTCGGGCATGTTCACCGCCAACTCGATGAACTGTCTGACCGAGGCCCTGGGACTCGCGTTGCCCGGCAACGGTTCCACCCTGGCCACCCACGAGGCGCGCCACGCGTTGTTCGAGCGCGCCGGCCGCGTGGTCGTCGAGGCGGCCCAGCGCTGGTACCGCGACGACGACGCCTCCGTCCTGCCCCGCAACATCGCCACCCCGACCGCGTTCCGCAACGCCATGGCACTCGACGTCGCGATGGGCGGATCGACCAACACCGTCCTGCACATCCTGGCCGCCGCACAGGAAGGCGAGGTCGCCGACTTCGACCTGTCGGTGATCGACGAGATCAGCCGCAATGTGCCGTGCCTGTCGAAGGTGTCGCCCAACTCGGACTACCACATGGAGGACGTGCATCGCGCCGGTGGCATCCCCGCCATCCTCGGTGAGTTGCGTCGCGCCGGCCTCATCGACGTCACGACCTCGACCGTGCACAGCCCCACCCTGGCGCAGTTTCTCGACGACTGGGACATCCGCAGCGGCACCGCCATCGATGCGGCCGTCGAGCTGTTCCACGCCGCGCCGGGCGGCGTGCGCACCACCACCCCGTTCTCCACCGACAACCGGTGGAGTTCGCTGGACACCGACGCCGCCGGCGGTTGCATCCGCGACCTCGCCCACGCCTACACCGTCGAGGGCGGATTGTGCGTGCTGCGTGGCAACCTCGCCCCCGACGGCGCCGTGCTCAAGACCGCAGGCATCGACGAGGACCTGTGGCATTTCGAGGGCCCGGCACGCGTCGTCGAGAGCCAGGAAGACGCGGTGCAGGTCATCCTGTCCAAGACCATCCAGGCCGGCGAGGTCCTCGTCGTCCGGTACGAGGGTCCGGCCGGCGGTCCGGGCATGCAGGAGATGCTGCACCCGACCGCCTTCATGAAGGGCACCGGGATGGGCCGCAAGTGTGCGCTCATCACCGACGGCCGGTTCTCCGGTGGATCGTCGGGTCTCTCGGTGGGTCACATGTCACCGGAGGCCGCCTCGGGCGGTGCGATCGGTCTGGTCGAGGACGGGGACCCGATCCTCATCGACGTCAAGACCCGTCGCCTCGAGGTGCTCGTCGACGACGATGTGCTGGCCGAACGTCGCGCCAAGATGGAGGCCTCCGAGCGGCCGTGGCAGCCCAAGGACCGTCAGCGTATGGTCACCACCGCGCTGCGCGCCTACGCGAAGCTGGCCACCTCCGCCGACCGTGGAGCCGTTCGGCAGGTCGACTGA
- a CDS encoding 3-isopropylmalate dehydrogenase, which yields MKLAIIAGDGIGPEVIGEALGVLEAVVPNVSTTEFDLGARRYHRNGELLTEDDLASLRQHDAILLGAIGDPSVPSGVLERGLLLTMRFALDHHVNLRPSRKLAGVTSPLAGDPDIDFVVVREGTEGPYTGNGGAIRVGTPHEVATEVSVNTRFGVERVVRNAFDRARARRKKLTLVHKTNVLTFAGSMWSRTVAEVGAEYPDVTTDYCHVDAATIYLVTDPGRFDVIVTDNLFGDIITDIAAAVTGGIGLAASGNIDATGANPSMFEPVHGSAPDIAGQGKADPTAAILSTALLLDHLGETDAAERVEKAVADDVAERGSETLSTSEIGRRIRERV from the coding sequence ATGAAGCTCGCCATCATCGCCGGCGACGGCATCGGCCCCGAGGTCATCGGGGAGGCGCTCGGAGTTCTCGAGGCCGTCGTCCCGAATGTCTCGACCACGGAGTTCGACCTCGGCGCCCGTCGGTACCACCGCAACGGGGAACTGCTGACCGAGGACGACCTCGCGTCGCTCCGCCAACATGACGCGATCCTGCTGGGTGCGATCGGCGATCCGTCGGTGCCCTCGGGTGTGCTCGAACGCGGGTTGCTGCTGACCATGCGCTTCGCGCTCGACCATCACGTCAATCTCCGGCCGTCGCGCAAGTTGGCCGGCGTCACGTCGCCGCTGGCCGGCGACCCCGACATCGACTTCGTGGTGGTCCGTGAGGGCACCGAGGGTCCGTACACCGGCAACGGCGGGGCCATCCGGGTCGGCACGCCGCACGAGGTCGCGACCGAGGTGAGCGTGAACACCCGCTTCGGTGTGGAGCGCGTGGTGCGCAACGCGTTTGATCGCGCGCGGGCGCGACGCAAGAAGCTCACCCTCGTCCACAAGACCAACGTGCTGACCTTCGCCGGGTCGATGTGGAGCCGCACGGTCGCCGAGGTGGGTGCCGAGTACCCCGACGTCACCACCGACTACTGCCACGTGGACGCCGCCACCATCTACCTGGTCACCGACCCGGGACGGTTCGACGTCATCGTCACCGACAATCTGTTCGGCGACATCATCACCGACATCGCGGCCGCGGTCACGGGTGGTATCGGTCTGGCGGCATCGGGCAACATCGATGCGACCGGGGCGAATCCGTCGATGTTCGAACCCGTCCACGGCAGCGCTCCCGACATCGCGGGTCAGGGCAAGGCCGATCCCACCGCGGCGATCCTGTCCACCGCGCTGCTGCTCGACCATCTCGGCGAGACCGACGCCGCGGAACGTGTGGAGAAGGCGGTCGCCGACGATGTCGCCGAGCGTGGTTCGGAGACGCTGAGCACTTCCGAGATCGGCCGGCGCATCCGCGAGCGGGTCTGA
- a CDS encoding acetolactate synthase large subunit, with amino-acid sequence MSAPTARAAGSPANGSPDPTDATRQQSPAGGNLRAVGQHTVAPERVSGAQSVVRSLEELGVEVVFGIPGGCILPVYDPLLDSQKVRHVLVRHEQGAGHAATGYAQIAGHAGVCMATSGPGATNLVTPLADAQMDSVPVVAITGQVGRSLIGTDAFQEADISGITIPVTKHNFLVSDPADIPRVIAEAFHIAESGRPGAVLVDIPKDVLQAQTTFSWPPQIDLPGYRPVTKPHGKQVREAARLIEAAKAPVLYVGGGVIKANASAELMELAELTGLPVVTTLMARGAFPDSHQQHLGMPGMHGTVAAVAALQRSDLLVTLGARFDDRVTGQLSSFAQNAKVIHADIDPAEIGKNRHADVPIVGDCKAVITDLIETIRNERATTTAAPDLSEWWRYLDGIRRTYPLSYDRPADGSMSPEFVISAIGKAAGPDAVYCAGVGQHQMWAAQFISYEKPRTWLNSGGLGTMGYAVPAAMGAKMASPETEVWAIDGDGCFQMTNQELATCAIEGIPIKVALINNGNLGMVRQWQTLFYDQRYSSTDLATHSRRIPDFVKLAEALGCAAFRVEREEDVDEVIAKARAINDRPVVVDFIVGADAQVWPMVAAGTGNDEIMAARDIRPLFDDDESASDPVDIHEAMGRPDKAFPSGSARKDDK; translated from the coding sequence GTGAGCGCACCAACAGCACGAGCCGCCGGGAGCCCAGCGAATGGTTCCCCGGACCCGACCGACGCGACGCGTCAACAGTCACCCGCCGGCGGGAATCTGCGGGCCGTAGGCCAGCACACCGTCGCGCCCGAGCGCGTCAGCGGCGCGCAGTCGGTGGTCCGTTCTCTCGAGGAACTCGGTGTAGAGGTCGTCTTCGGTATCCCCGGCGGATGCATCCTCCCGGTCTATGACCCGCTGCTCGACTCCCAGAAGGTCCGCCACGTCCTCGTGCGCCACGAGCAGGGTGCGGGTCACGCCGCCACCGGCTACGCCCAGATCGCCGGTCACGCCGGTGTCTGCATGGCCACATCGGGTCCGGGTGCCACCAACCTGGTCACCCCTCTCGCCGACGCCCAGATGGACTCCGTTCCCGTCGTCGCGATCACCGGACAGGTCGGTCGGTCCCTCATCGGCACCGACGCCTTCCAGGAGGCCGACATCTCCGGCATCACGATTCCGGTGACCAAGCACAACTTCTTGGTGAGCGACCCCGCCGACATCCCGCGCGTGATCGCCGAGGCGTTCCACATCGCGGAAAGCGGCCGTCCGGGTGCGGTTCTCGTCGACATCCCGAAGGATGTGCTGCAGGCGCAGACCACGTTCTCGTGGCCGCCGCAGATCGATCTGCCGGGGTACCGGCCGGTGACCAAGCCGCACGGCAAGCAGGTCCGGGAGGCGGCCCGTCTGATCGAGGCGGCCAAGGCTCCGGTGCTGTACGTCGGCGGTGGCGTCATCAAGGCGAACGCGTCGGCCGAGCTGATGGAACTCGCCGAACTGACCGGACTCCCGGTGGTCACCACCCTGATGGCACGCGGGGCCTTCCCCGACAGTCATCAGCAGCATCTGGGCATGCCCGGTATGCACGGGACCGTCGCGGCGGTCGCGGCGCTGCAGCGCAGCGATCTGCTGGTCACACTGGGCGCACGTTTCGACGACCGCGTCACCGGCCAGCTGTCGTCGTTCGCGCAGAACGCCAAGGTCATCCACGCGGACATCGACCCAGCGGAGATCGGCAAGAACCGCCACGCCGACGTGCCGATCGTCGGTGACTGCAAGGCGGTCATCACCGATCTGATCGAGACGATCCGCAACGAGCGTGCGACCACCACCGCTGCGCCGGACCTGTCGGAATGGTGGCGCTACCTCGACGGTATCCGTCGTACCTACCCGCTGAGCTACGACCGCCCCGCCGACGGTTCCATGTCGCCGGAGTTCGTCATCTCGGCCATCGGCAAGGCCGCCGGACCGGATGCCGTGTACTGCGCGGGTGTCGGTCAGCACCAGATGTGGGCCGCTCAGTTCATCTCGTACGAGAAGCCCCGGACGTGGCTCAACTCGGGCGGTCTCGGCACCATGGGCTACGCCGTCCCGGCCGCGATGGGTGCCAAGATGGCCTCGCCGGAGACCGAGGTCTGGGCCATCGACGGTGATGGTTGCTTCCAGATGACCAATCAGGAGTTGGCGACCTGCGCGATCGAGGGCATCCCGATCAAGGTCGCGCTGATCAACAACGGCAACCTGGGGATGGTGCGTCAGTGGCAGACGCTGTTCTACGACCAGCGTTACTCCAGCACCGACCTGGCCACGCACTCGCGGAGGATCCCGGACTTCGTCAAGCTCGCAGAAGCGTTGGGATGCGCGGCATTCCGCGTCGAGCGTGAGGAAGACGTCGACGAGGTCATCGCCAAGGCCCGCGCGATCAACGATCGCCCGGTGGTCGTCGACTTCATCGTCGGCGCCGACGCGCAGGTGTGGCCGATGGTCGCGGCCGGCACCGGCAACGACGAGATCATGGCCGCCCGTGACATCCGCCCCCTGTTCGACGACGACGAGTCGGCGTCGGATCCGGTGGACATCCACGAGGCGATGGGACGCCCGGACAAGGCGTTCCCGTCGGGGTCCGCACGAAAGGACGACAAGTGA
- a CDS encoding PH domain-containing protein, with amino-acid sequence MSTPSPASPDSTPALELPQVFRIQRIAYFAVPMMFIVTVILAGASLVWLGWTLVLPIVLAWWIVRIRTVVTEDGLRAVHTFGTREIAWDEVDGVQFPRWGSVRAVLVNGARVRLPAITFADLPRLSAASRGRIPDPYETYARSHENT; translated from the coding sequence GTGTCAACGCCATCCCCCGCCTCCCCCGATTCCACGCCGGCGCTCGAGCTCCCGCAGGTGTTCCGCATCCAGCGGATCGCCTATTTCGCAGTCCCGATGATGTTCATCGTGACGGTGATCCTCGCCGGCGCCTCACTGGTCTGGCTGGGGTGGACCCTGGTCCTGCCCATTGTGCTCGCTTGGTGGATCGTGCGGATCCGGACGGTCGTCACCGAGGACGGACTGCGCGCGGTCCATACCTTCGGTACCCGCGAGATCGCGTGGGACGAGGTCGACGGGGTGCAGTTCCCGCGCTGGGGATCAGTCCGTGCGGTGCTCGTCAACGGTGCGCGTGTGCGCCTCCCGGCCATCACCTTCGCCGATCTGCCCCGGCTGTCGGCGGCCAGTCGCGGGAGAATTCCCGATCCGTACGAGACGTACGCCCGCAGCCACGAGAACACGTGA
- the mgtE gene encoding magnesium transporter → MIAPVSAQEIDAQITGGSLAEVSATLTAMPPADIADVLDHLPRKRRGIAFRLLAKSAAIGVFDALSAHSQSELIADLGTADVAEAFDNLDPDDRAELLDELPASVARSLVQQLSTTEREMTGVILGYPRQSVGRRMSPEYVHAYPDETVSDALDRVRLRGHDAETIYTVPVIDRARGLHGVVSLRDLLLADAHTLVGAIAKTPIYAGADDDAESTAQRCVDRGILAMPVTDRDNRLVGVLTIDDAVEVIEQARDTDEARAGAREPLKQPYLLSSIIAITRARIVWLFVLAVSAILTVNVLEIFESTLDQMVALALFIPLLTGIGGNTGSQAATTVTRALAVDDVAPRDVLRVAGKEMRVGVTLGAILGLAGFAVASTVYDTDIGTVIGTTILAICIMAATVGGIMPLIAKSIGVDPAVFSTPFISTFCDATGLIIYFSIAKAVLGI, encoded by the coding sequence ATGATCGCACCTGTGTCCGCCCAGGAAATCGACGCCCAGATCACCGGCGGTTCGCTCGCTGAGGTGTCGGCCACGCTGACGGCCATGCCGCCGGCAGACATCGCAGACGTACTCGACCACCTCCCGCGCAAGCGTCGGGGTATCGCTTTTCGCCTCCTCGCCAAAAGCGCCGCGATAGGCGTCTTCGATGCCCTGAGCGCGCACTCCCAGAGCGAGCTGATAGCGGACCTGGGCACCGCGGACGTCGCCGAGGCATTCGACAACCTCGACCCCGACGACCGCGCCGAACTGCTGGACGAACTCCCCGCATCTGTCGCCCGCAGCCTGGTGCAGCAACTGTCGACCACGGAGCGCGAGATGACCGGAGTCATCCTGGGATATCCGAGACAATCGGTCGGACGTCGAATGAGTCCGGAGTATGTCCACGCGTATCCCGACGAGACGGTCTCCGATGCGCTCGATCGTGTCCGACTCCGGGGACATGACGCCGAGACCATCTACACGGTGCCCGTCATCGACCGTGCGCGCGGGTTACATGGGGTGGTCAGCTTGCGGGACCTACTCCTTGCCGACGCCCACACGTTGGTGGGCGCCATCGCGAAGACACCCATCTACGCCGGCGCGGACGACGATGCCGAGAGCACCGCGCAGCGCTGCGTCGATCGGGGCATTCTGGCCATGCCGGTCACCGACCGCGACAACCGACTGGTCGGAGTGTTGACCATCGACGACGCGGTCGAGGTGATCGAGCAGGCCCGCGACACCGACGAAGCTCGCGCGGGTGCACGCGAACCCCTCAAGCAGCCCTACCTGCTGTCGTCGATCATCGCGATCACCCGCGCGCGCATCGTCTGGCTGTTCGTCCTCGCTGTATCGGCGATACTCACGGTCAATGTGTTGGAGATCTTCGAGAGCACTCTCGACCAAATGGTCGCTCTCGCCCTGTTCATACCCCTGCTGACGGGCATCGGCGGCAACACCGGATCGCAGGCCGCCACCACCGTCACCCGCGCGCTCGCCGTGGACGACGTCGCTCCCCGAGACGTCCTCCGTGTCGCGGGCAAGGAGATGCGAGTGGGCGTCACGCTCGGCGCGATCCTCGGACTCGCCGGTTTCGCGGTCGCATCGACGGTCTACGACACCGACATCGGCACTGTGATCGGCACGACGATTCTTGCGATCTGCATCATGGCCGCCACCGTCGGCGGCATCATGCCGTTGATCGCCAAGTCCATCGGCGTGGATCCCGCAGTGTTCTCCACCCCGTTCATCTCCACCTTCTGCGACGCGACGGGGCTCATCATCTACTTCTCGATCGCCAAAGCCGTGCTGGGTATCTGA
- the ilvC gene encoding ketol-acid reductoisomerase, producing MAIELFYDDDADLSIIQGRKVAVIGYGSQGHAHSLSLRDSGVDVAVGLREGSKSREKAAEQGLKVLSAAEAAEWADVIMILAPDTSQAKIFTDEIEPNLKDGDAIFFGHGLNIHFDLIKPAANITVGMVAPKGPGHLVRRQFVDGKGVPCLIAIDQDPKGEGQALALSYASAIGGGRAGIIKTTFKEETETDLFGEQAVLCGGTEELVKTGFEVMVEAGYAPEMAYFEVLHELKLIVDLMYEGGIARMNYSVSDTAEFGGYLSGPRVIDSDTKERMRGILRDIQDGTFVKRLVANVEGGNKELEDLRKKNAEHPIEVTGKKLRDLMSWVDRPITETA from the coding sequence GTGGCGATCGAACTGTTCTACGACGACGACGCCGATCTGTCGATCATCCAGGGTCGCAAGGTCGCGGTGATCGGCTACGGCAGCCAGGGACATGCGCACTCGCTGTCGCTGCGCGACTCCGGGGTCGACGTCGCGGTCGGTCTGCGCGAGGGCAGCAAGTCGCGTGAGAAGGCCGCCGAGCAGGGCCTGAAGGTGCTCTCGGCCGCCGAGGCCGCCGAGTGGGCCGACGTCATCATGATCCTGGCGCCGGACACCAGCCAGGCCAAGATCTTCACCGACGAGATCGAGCCGAACCTGAAGGACGGCGACGCCATCTTCTTCGGACACGGCCTCAACATCCACTTCGACCTGATCAAGCCGGCCGCCAACATCACCGTCGGCATGGTGGCGCCGAAGGGTCCCGGACACCTCGTCCGTCGTCAGTTCGTGGACGGTAAGGGCGTGCCCTGCCTGATCGCGATCGACCAGGACCCCAAGGGCGAGGGCCAGGCCCTGGCGCTGTCCTACGCCAGCGCCATCGGCGGCGGTCGCGCGGGAATCATCAAGACCACCTTCAAGGAAGAGACCGAGACCGACCTCTTCGGCGAGCAGGCAGTGCTCTGCGGTGGCACCGAGGAACTGGTAAAGACCGGCTTCGAGGTCATGGTCGAGGCCGGTTACGCCCCGGAGATGGCCTACTTCGAGGTGCTGCACGAGCTCAAGCTCATCGTCGACCTGATGTACGAGGGCGGCATCGCGCGCATGAACTACTCGGTCAGCGACACCGCGGAGTTCGGCGGCTACCTGTCCGGCCCGCGTGTCATCGACTCCGACACCAAGGAGCGCATGCGCGGCATCCTCCGTGACATCCAGGACGGCACCTTCGTCAAGCGTCTCGTCGCCAACGTCGAGGGCGGCAACAAGGAACTCGAGGATCTGCGCAAGAAGAACGCCGAGCACCCGATCGAGGTCACCGGCAAGAAGCTGCGCGACCTGATGAGCTGGGTGGATCGCCCCATCACCGAGACTGCGTAA
- the ilvN gene encoding acetolactate synthase small subunit — protein sequence MSTTHTLSVLVEDRPGVLARISGLFSRRGFNIESLAVGPTELKGISRMTIMVAVDDFPLEQVTKQLNKLINVIKIVEQDPANSVSRELMMVKVRSDASVRTEVIEVVNLFRAKVIDVSPESLTVEATGTAEKLEALLRMLDPYGIREIAQSGAVTLGRGPKSMSANR from the coding sequence GTGAGCACCACCCACACCCTCAGTGTTCTGGTCGAGGACCGGCCGGGCGTGCTCGCCCGCATCTCCGGCCTCTTCTCCCGTCGTGGGTTCAACATCGAATCCCTCGCGGTCGGACCCACCGAGCTGAAGGGCATCTCGCGGATGACGATCATGGTCGCCGTCGACGACTTCCCCCTCGAGCAGGTCACCAAACAGCTCAACAAGCTGATCAACGTCATCAAGATCGTCGAGCAGGATCCGGCGAACTCGGTGTCCCGCGAATTGATGATGGTCAAGGTCCGCTCCGACGCATCGGTGCGCACCGAGGTCATCGAGGTGGTCAACCTGTTCCGCGCCAAGGTGATCGACGTCTCCCCGGAGTCGTTGACCGTCGAGGCGACGGGTACCGCCGAGAAGCTCGAGGCGCTGCTGCGGATGCTCGATCCGTACGGTATCCGCGAGATCGCCCAGTCGGGAGCGGTCACGCTGGGGCGTGGCCCGAAGAGCATGTCGGCCAACCGCTGA
- a CDS encoding chymotrypsin family serine protease: MMRKLTALLAVLAATVLAGWGAGSVDAAPAKIYIGGGSGILVLKGGNSAAACTLTTIGKSNTGKLIGITAGHCGKPGQKVYSETFQNRGQAGTITYSASDLDIAVIEFNPAKVVPLRTVRGVTIRSVDTRPLAFPTVACKEGRTTGNTCGISWFSDGNAHFSQLCVIEGDSGSPVVVGDRLVGMVNAYYFLACLGPETGTNIAPVLKRVGSLPQYGGFRPI; this comes from the coding sequence ATGATGAGGAAGCTGACAGCACTGTTGGCGGTTCTGGCTGCAACCGTGCTGGCCGGCTGGGGGGCGGGCTCCGTAGACGCTGCACCGGCGAAGATCTACATCGGTGGCGGCTCCGGGATTCTGGTGCTCAAGGGCGGCAACTCGGCCGCGGCGTGCACCCTGACCACCATCGGTAAGTCCAACACCGGCAAGCTGATCGGGATCACCGCCGGACACTGCGGCAAGCCCGGCCAGAAGGTCTACTCCGAGACGTTCCAGAACCGGGGTCAGGCCGGCACCATCACCTACTCGGCGAGCGACCTCGACATCGCCGTCATCGAGTTCAACCCGGCGAAGGTCGTTCCGTTGCGCACGGTCCGCGGCGTCACCATCCGCTCGGTCGACACCCGCCCGCTGGCCTTCCCGACCGTGGCCTGCAAGGAGGGCCGGACCACCGGCAACACCTGCGGGATCAGCTGGTTCTCGGACGGCAACGCCCACTTCAGTCAGCTCTGCGTGATCGAGGGCGACTCGGGTAGCCCGGTCGTCGTGGGAGACCGCCTCGTCGGCATGGTCAACGCCTACTACTTCCTCGCGTGCCTCGGCCCGGAGACCGGTACCAACATCGCGCCGGTGCTCAAGCGCGTCGGCTCGCTGCCGCAGTACGGCGGGTTCCGCCCGATCTGA